A genomic stretch from Setaria viridis chromosome 1, Setaria_viridis_v4.0, whole genome shotgun sequence includes:
- the LOC117854130 gene encoding putative cyclin-dependent kinase F-2, with protein MAAAALASHKRPAPEEASPVEAGKNKRPRYQLEDIDDYEMLEEIGEGVFGVVAKARDRRTREIVAVKWFRGDGEDRATVMLPAVMIEAGCLAACRGHPGVVQLRSVATDEATGDLYIVMELVAGPSLRSHLTTRRPFSEDETRDSMRQLLRVAEKLHAKGMIHRNINPDNILVGPDGALKVCGFGCTTPAKCVWKLCPEKPAWTLQYCAPEQLIGFGCYGPKADVWALGCVMAELLTGEPLLTATTEDEMIEQMEDVHDEFDNMGVEEAFEEIDLSLAGREVLAGLLAFDSDERLTAADALKHRWFTEMDVEAKPPAAVEEESLCPCSQNHS; from the coding sequence atggcagcggcggcgctcgctTCACACAAGCGtccggcgccggaggaggcctCCCCCGTGGAGGCTGGCAAGAACAAGCGGCCGCGCTACCAGTTGGAGGACATCGACGACTACGAGATGCTCGAGGAGATCGGAGAGGGCGTCTTCGGCGTGGTTGCAAAGGCGAGGGACCGCCGCACGCGAGAGATCGTCGCCGTCAAGTGGTTCCGCGGCGATGGCGAAGACCGCGCGACGGTCATGCTCCCCGCGGTCATGATCGAGGCTGGCTGCCTCGCCGCGTGCCGCGGCCACCCCGGCGTCGTGCAGTTAAGGAGCGTCGCTACAGACGAGGCGACCGGGGACCTCTACATCGTCATGGAGCTCGTTGCCGGCCCCAGCCTCCGCAGCCATCTCACGACGCGGCGGCCCTTCTCCGAGGACGAGACGCGCGACTCCATGAGGCAGCTCCTGCGGGTGGCGGAGAAGCTGCACGCCAAGGGGATGATCCACCGCAACATAAACCCCGACAACATCCTCGTCGGCCCCGACGGCGCGCTCAAGGTTTGTGGTTTCGGATGCACGACGCCGGCGAAGTGCGTCTGGAAGCTGTGCCCGGAGAAGCCCGCGTGGACGTTGCAGTACTGCGCGCCAGAGCAGCTGATAGGCTTCGGGTGCTACGGGCCCAAGGCGGACGTCTGGGCGCTTGGGTGCGTGATGGCCGAGCTACTCACCGGCGAGCCCCTGTTAACGGCCACCACGGAGGACGAGATGATCGAGCAGATGGAGGACGTGCATGACGAATTTGACAACATGGGAGTGGAAGAAGCGTTCGAAGAGATCGATCTGTCTCTGGCTGGGCGTGAGGTCCTTGCTGGCTTGCTGGCCTTCGACTCCGACGAGAGGCTCACCGCGGCGGATGCACTAAAGCACCGGTGGTTCACGGAGATGGATGTCGAGGCGAAGCCTCCTGCGGCCGTGGAAGAGGAGTCTTTGTGCCCTTGTTCTCAGAATCATAGCTAG
- the LOC140221604 gene encoding uncharacterized protein, giving the protein MDENGKLLDFNDNPVPEVLLDSRIVRYRTLDVMVKMLEESAAADGGGGHKIDEAASTTGEFAECQKRNTRQTGSLPSVILQTLGKGKRKEKIIRVAPKIPHPPSAPNPTPAPVSLPHLLHRPVPRSSRNRLPLPSSLRFRPLPLPLRRRPPPFPSSLSGATAAPPLLPLRRRPLPLPFSSLQIRSPLLPPPPPSPGLPPPAGAPPRVRRRQIRYAPLRIRRNLSWPHPPLLRPRAPAAARSRLAWGSAWGSSGCVGGGGGGGLVAEGLPSWIWQPLPSLFRPQVHRREGPPQAARHQGGEEVRADDWRREEEHGAPDPQAPGDDERGGGCVVVVVAATGVAEAAWWCGDGGVVVWRRERVAAAVECWLLFFFIFFENKVCRVFFGTRRKLCRVPDQNTQQKVTLPTESLPCAVCRVLHSANGSPSVFCSSPSAGGTRQLSCVP; this is encoded by the exons ATGGATGAAAATGGAAAGCTTCTTGATTTTAATGATAATCCCGTACCTGAGGTGCTTCTGGACAGCCGCATAGTGCGGTACCGAACCTTGGATGTTATGGTCAAGATGCTAGAAGagtctgctgctgctgatggtggtggtggacacAAGATTGATGAAGCAGCAAGCACCACAGG ggagtttgccgagtgtcaaaaaagaaacactcggcaaacaggaagtttgccgagtgttatacTCCAGACACtcggaaaaggaaaaagaaaagaaaaaataatccGCGTCGCTCCTAAAATCCCACACCCGCCTTCCGCACCGAACCCCACCCCCGCACCCGTCTCCCTCCCGCATCTCCTGCACCGGCCCGTCCCCCGCTCCTCCCGCAAccggctgcccctcccctcctccctccgatTCCGGCCactgcccctccccctccggcgccggccgccgcccttcccctcctccctctccggcgcaaccgccgcccctcccctactccctctccggcgccgcccgctgcccctccccttctcctctctcCAAATCCGGTCGCCCCTcctcccgccacctccgccttcccccggcctccctcctcccgccggcgcccctcctcgggtccgccgccgccagatcCGCTACGCACCTCTTCGGATCCGGCGCAATCTGTCGTGGCCCCACCCTCCCCTTCTCCGGCCTagggctccggcggcagcgcggtCGAGGCTAGCCTGGGGCTCGGCCTGGGGCTCCAGCGGCTgtgtgggcggtggcggcggcggtggcctggTTGCGGAAGGCCTCCCCTCCTGGATTTGGCAGCCGCTGCCCTCCCTGTTCCGCCCGCAAGTCCACCGGAGGGAAGGCCCCCCGCAAGCAGCTCGCCATCAAG GCGGCGAGGAAGTTCGCGCCGACGACTGGCGGCGTGAAGAAGAGCACGGAGCTCCTGATCCGCAAGCtcccggcgacgacgagcgtgGTGGAGGCTGTGTGGTGGTGGTTGTAGCGGCGACGGGCGTGGCGGAGGCTGCGTGGTGgtgtggcgacggcggcgtggttGTGTGGCGACGggaaagggtggcggcggccgtagAGTGTTggctactctttttttttatttttttcgaaaataaagtttgccgagtgttttttggcactcggcgaaagctttgccgagtgcccgaccagAACACTCAGCAAAAAGTAACTTTGCCGACTGAAAGTTTGCcatgtgccgtttgccgagtattacactcggcaaacggttcgccgagtgttttttgctcttcgccgagtgccgggggcactcggcaattatCTTGTGTCCCGTAG